A genome region from Heptranchias perlo isolate sHepPer1 chromosome 32, sHepPer1.hap1, whole genome shotgun sequence includes the following:
- the LOC137300955 gene encoding streptomycin biosynthesis protein StrI-like isoform X1, whose protein sequence is MGRKKKSLHDYAAEFCDLSVKRHIVEQKEGGERDLVEILYCKSCEIPMSARRDRILEHLASARHYRNKRLEKHTSARLHATTLLMSPPVDLTAGMSVLDQSVLPQSSSFVFQPNPCPTNFSNNIPSPVSHHQNMITFRTSVSNSTTNTVTIRHDMATSNSPSGSSPPFNGLQVLGHSHSSRPSGQRLIIPETSNNVVSNVSVGRYGNGGLMGSCIGLALFGICSGNRALFKSIEEESGCRLLYIVEDCIQDLECAFSAEVLANTRVVRGQDADIVLNDQRVSGIIICSLAEEGSEIVLDALRAGKGVFCEKLLSLDKQIAESCFDEAARCGKPLVCGLYKRFDPAVQFLYKKVHNKALGRIQRIVSVSRTYPSPSLSYIKKTGGIFYDGVVHDLDTVCWLLGENAPDTIFSLGHAFCQEIAALKDADTVSVSMKFASGAIVTLDVSQHCTRSCDQRLEVHGLEGTLKMDNQNVLGISEQGTSRPVCSHLRYDRYKDAYRELLKHFLKTLKGKEQPFITKENFLWTIQVAAAAEQSWRNGSAVDLRNEALDGTVIKTEVP, encoded by the exons ATGGGGAGAAAGAAAAAATCGCTGCATGATTATGCAGCTGAATTCTGTGACCTGTCAGTGAAGAGGCACATTGTTGAGCAAaaggaaggaggggagagggatttgGTGGAGATTTTGTACTGTAAATCCTGTGAGATCCCAATGAGCGCACGGAGGGACCGCATTTTAGAGCACCTGGCATCAGCCAGGCATTACCGCAACAAACGATTGGAGAAGCATACCTCAGCCAGGCTTCATGCAACCACATTACTCAT GTCTCCCCCTGTGGACCTTACTGCTGGTATGTCTGTGCTCGATCAATCTGTTTTACCGCAGTCGTcgtcttttgtattccaacccaacCCATGTCCCACCAACTTCAGCAACAACATTCCGTCTCCAGTATCTCACCATCAGAACATGATCACATTCAGAACCAGTGTGTCCAACTCCACTACCAACACAGTGACTATCCGCCATGACATGGCTACCTCAAACTCCCCCTCAGGTTCGTCACCTCCATTCAATGGCCTTCAAGTCCTAGGTCATTCACATTCTTCAAGACCCAGTGGCCAAAGGCTCATCATTCCAGAAACTTCCAATAATGTTGTTTCCAACGTGTCAGTGGGACGATACGGGAATGGTGGTTTGATGGGCAGCTGCATTGGACTGGCGTTGTTTGGCATTTGCAGTGGCAACAGAGCTTTGTTTAAAAGCATTGAAGAGGAGAGTGGCTGCCGCTTGCTGTACATTGTGGAGGACTGCATCCAGGATTTGGAATGTGCATTCAGCGCGGAGGTTCTTGCGAACACCAGGGTGGTACGGGGGCAGGACGCTGACATTGTGCTCAACGACCAACG TGTCTCAGGAATCATTATTTGCTCGCTGGCAGAAGAGGGCTCGGAAATAGTACTGGATGCTTTACGCGCAG GTAAAGGGGTATTCTGTGAAAAGTTACTGAGTTTAGATAAACAAATAGCTGAGTCGTGCTTCGATGAagctgcaagatgtgggaaacCTCTGGTCTGTGGACTGTATAA ACGTTTTGATCCAGCTGTGCAGTTCTTGTACAAGAAGGTTCACAATAAGGCTCTGGGAAGGATCCAGCGGATAGTCAGTGTCAGTAGGACCTACCCATCTCCGTCTCTCAGCTATATTAAAAAAACAG GTGGAATATTCTATGATGGCGTGGTACACGACCTAGATACCGTCTGCTGGCTACTCGGAGAAAATGCTCCAGATACCATATTCTCCTTGGGCCATGCCTTCTGCCAAG AAATTGCAGCCCTTAAGGATGCGGACACAGTCTCGGTCAGTATGAAGTTTGCCAGTGGTGCTATAGTCACCCTCGATGTCAGCCAGCATTGTACACGGAGCTGTGACCAGAGGCTGGAG GTTCACGGTTTGGAAGGGACACTAAAGATGGACAATCAGAACGTGCTGGGAATATCTGAACAAGGCACATCCAGGCCTGTGTGCTCCCACTTACGTTATGACAGATACAAAGATGCTTATCGAGAGCTGCTGAAACACTTCCTCAAGACTCTGAAAG GGAAGGAGCAGCCCTTTATCACCAAGGAGAACTTCCTGTGGACGATTCAGGTTGCTGCGGCTGCGGAGCAGTCTTGGAGGAATGGCTCGGCAGTGGATCTGCGGAACGAAGCTCTCGATGGCACAGTCATTAAGACGGAAGTGCCCTGA
- the LOC137300955 gene encoding myo-inositol 2-dehydrogenase-like isoform X2 yields the protein MGRKKKSLHDYAAEFCDLSVKRHIVEQKEGGERDLVEILYCKSCEIPMSARRDRILEHLASARHYRNKRLEKHTSARLHATTLLIVSGIIICSLAEEGSEIVLDALRAGKGVFCEKLLSLDKQIAESCFDEAARCGKPLVCGLYKRFDPAVQFLYKKVHNKALGRIQRIVSVSRTYPSPSLSYIKKTGGIFYDGVVHDLDTVCWLLGENAPDTIFSLGHAFCQEIAALKDADTVSVSMKFASGAIVTLDVSQHCTRSCDQRLEVHGLEGTLKMDNQNVLGISEQGTSRPVCSHLRYDRYKDAYRELLKHFLKTLKGKEQPFITKENFLWTIQVAAAAEQSWRNGSAVDLRNEALDGTVIKTEVP from the exons ATGGGGAGAAAGAAAAAATCGCTGCATGATTATGCAGCTGAATTCTGTGACCTGTCAGTGAAGAGGCACATTGTTGAGCAAaaggaaggaggggagagggatttgGTGGAGATTTTGTACTGTAAATCCTGTGAGATCCCAATGAGCGCACGGAGGGACCGCATTTTAGAGCACCTGGCATCAGCCAGGCATTACCGCAACAAACGATTGGAGAAGCATACCTCAGCCAGGCTTCATGCAACCACATTACTCAT TGTCTCAGGAATCATTATTTGCTCGCTGGCAGAAGAGGGCTCGGAAATAGTACTGGATGCTTTACGCGCAG GTAAAGGGGTATTCTGTGAAAAGTTACTGAGTTTAGATAAACAAATAGCTGAGTCGTGCTTCGATGAagctgcaagatgtgggaaacCTCTGGTCTGTGGACTGTATAA ACGTTTTGATCCAGCTGTGCAGTTCTTGTACAAGAAGGTTCACAATAAGGCTCTGGGAAGGATCCAGCGGATAGTCAGTGTCAGTAGGACCTACCCATCTCCGTCTCTCAGCTATATTAAAAAAACAG GTGGAATATTCTATGATGGCGTGGTACACGACCTAGATACCGTCTGCTGGCTACTCGGAGAAAATGCTCCAGATACCATATTCTCCTTGGGCCATGCCTTCTGCCAAG AAATTGCAGCCCTTAAGGATGCGGACACAGTCTCGGTCAGTATGAAGTTTGCCAGTGGTGCTATAGTCACCCTCGATGTCAGCCAGCATTGTACACGGAGCTGTGACCAGAGGCTGGAG GTTCACGGTTTGGAAGGGACACTAAAGATGGACAATCAGAACGTGCTGGGAATATCTGAACAAGGCACATCCAGGCCTGTGTGCTCCCACTTACGTTATGACAGATACAAAGATGCTTATCGAGAGCTGCTGAAACACTTCCTCAAGACTCTGAAAG GGAAGGAGCAGCCCTTTATCACCAAGGAGAACTTCCTGTGGACGATTCAGGTTGCTGCGGCTGCGGAGCAGTCTTGGAGGAATGGCTCGGCAGTGGATCTGCGGAACGAAGCTCTCGATGGCACAGTCATTAAGACGGAAGTGCCCTGA